The following nucleotide sequence is from Aspergillus luchuensis IFO 4308 DNA, chromosome 1, nearly complete sequence.
AGTTGCGGTTCCTCCTAGCTGGTCGAGGCGTCGGGCTTGAAGGCTCAGATGGCTGACGTTCATCTTGTTGCTCATTCTCCTCATGAGGAGAAGCTACAACCCAGGACTCGCCCAGGAATGAGCTGTCCTGGGGGCGAGGGCTTTTGGTAGACATCAAGATCTGTGGTCACAAGATACAGACCGGCTAATAGTCGCTTTATGCGAGGTTTAGTCTCTTTTGAGTCACTACACGGTGTTGGTGAACAGACAACGCGCACGCGAGCCGTTGGAAGCAAGGGTTAATGATATGAGATTCCATATACTGTGACAAATAGCTCATGCGCATGTGAGAAACATCGAATATATAGCGATACTAGCAAGGTCAGTCAATGATTTCTTCTACTGTAGCACCGTGCTATCGTTATAGAGAGAGAATGCGACAGGACTGGGTTACTGGTGTGGCTCACGTGAAGCAAGAGTACTTACATAGAAAAGACAGAATAATGGATGAGTTAGTATAGCGATAACGGTGAGTGAGCGGCGGTGAACCAGGACGCCGATCCCAAAGTAAAAGAGGCAGATAGCTGAACTAGTTGACGATAGTATATCTAGATCGGTCTTCTAAACGTCCAGCCACCCGATGAAGTCGGTGGGGGACAATCACGGGAACGCGATTCCCAATCGGGAACTCGCGTTGGCAGTCACGGGCGACCGAGGAAAATCCTCCAGTTTCACCATTTGGTCGCTGCCTCTGTCCGCTAAAATCCACCATGCGTCGACTGTCGCCCTTGTTACGGCAGCCTTTGCTCTCTCGAAAACCTCCGGTCAGAGGACGGCTGACCCCTTGGCCATCAGTGAGGGCGCAATGGCTCTCATCGACGTCGTCCCGGCTCTGTTCGTGCTCTGACCCGCAGCCCGGCCAGCCTCAGACTCAGTCTTCCACCCCAGCCGATTATCGCGCCCTGGGAACCTCCCAGGACCTTTTCACAACCTCGGTCTACAGTCCCGGATCGCCTTTATTCCTCCCCAATGGCACTCATATCATCAACAAACTCATCACCTTTCTCCGCACGCAGTACCTCCAATACGGTTTCCGCGAAGTCCTGACCCCGACGATCTACAAACGGTCCCTCTGGGAAGTCTCCGGCCATTGGCAGAACTACAAAGATGACATGTACGAGGTGCGCGGTAGGGGAGCCACTGGAGATACGGACGGAGAAGCGGGAGAGGATGAATCCTACGGCCTGAAGCCGATGAACTGCCCCGGCCACTGCCTGCTATTCAAATCGCAGACGCATTCTTACCGGGAACTGCCCATCCGCTACGCCGATTTCAGCCCGCTTCATCGGAATGAGGTTTCGGGCTCGTTAAGCGGGCTCACTCGTGTGCGCCGTTTCCATCAAGATGATGGGCACGTCTTCTGTCGGCCACAGCAGATCAAGAGTGAAATCGCATCGGCGCTTGGATTCGTGGACTTGGTCATGACAACATTCGGACTGGGGCCGTATCGCTTAGTCCTTTCCACAAGGCCGGAGAAGGACTTTATCGGTAGCTTGGAGTTGTGGAATAGTGCCGAAGCCCAATTGCGCGAGGCACTTGACAATACGGGCAAAGAATGGGCCATGAACGAAGGTGACGGAGCATTCTACGGCCCCAAGATCGACATTCAGCTCCAAGACAAAGCGGGCAAATACCACCAACTTTCCACCATCCAGCTCGATATGAATCTCCCTCAGCGATTTGGGCTGGAGTACCAGGTCGctgaaggcgaagaggatTACGACCCGGAGACTCCAGGCAAGGCGACCCCAGTCATGATCCATCGGGCAAATTTCGGCTCTCTGGAGCGGTTTTTGGCGCTGCTCATTGAGGAATACGCCGGTCGCTGGCCGTTCTGGCTTTCTCCACGCCAGGGTATCGTCCTAACCGTGAACCAAGATGAGGCCGTCGTACAACAGGCTCACGAAGCGGCTGCGAAGATCTCTGGATTCCGCGCCCTTCAGCCCGGGCAGATGGGGACCGATGCACCTCAGCCTATCTCCTCGGTTGACTCCACATTCTTGATCGATGTGGATAGCAGTAGCCAATCGCTGAACAAGAAGATCCAACGAGCCAAGCAGATGAAAtacaacctcatcttcatcctgggTCCCAAGGATGTTGCTGCCTCTCGCATTACGGTGGACGTGACAGGTCAGCTACAGAGCAAGCCGGAGCGTGGGGTGCAGAAGCTGCAAGACATCCTGACCCAACGATTGGGCGAGAAGGCGTTGAAGAACCCTCGGGCCATTCCCCTTCCCGTAGATGATGTGCACGAACTGCTGGTGCAGCTGGAGAAGCAATTTGTATAATACTATAACGATGACGTGTACATATAAACCATGTATAATAGAAACCATTCAGTTTGCACGCAAGGTGTCTGTTGGTGTTGGCCGGGAGAGGATTGGCTCTCACGCGGTCTCTGTATACTTGAGTATGTGTGCCACGTGACTGTTTGATTAAGCTTAAATTGCATGCCTGATCCATCTACCGCTGCCTGAATTCGATGGCCGCAAAGGGTTAGAGCCCCCGGTGTGTGGCCTCGTGATTGGCTGTGTTGCAGTCGCACTCGCCCGAGATATCGTCATGCCGGTTTGCGTTCCAATCTTTCCCAATTGCTCCGGCGCCGCCTCTCCCGCTACAAGATCGGCCCATCGGAGTGCCCGTCGACTGCTACAATGACCCGTGAGGACGCGAATGATTACAGTCGAAATGACTGGAGTGATCTCCTATCAACATACTCTCTGAGTGTTTTGTCGCCAAAAGAATCCATCGATAAGGCTTTACACGAGTTCTAAGCTTTTCTCAACGGCCCACCTCTGATCTGATCATCATCGCGCCGCTCTTCTGCCCCCCCACGACCCAGGGAAAGGTTCAAGTCTTTTGGCTGGAATTAAGGTGCGCCCCTAAGCTTGTGGTGGCCATCGTCGTCTCACTTTTCTGGTTCCCTTTGACCCCCACTCACCCTCCCTCTCGTCCCTtaccctttctcctctcgccccctctctccccctcttcctttccctttcgcGTGATCGTggttttttctcccttctcttccatggAGGCTGCTGCGAAGTCTGTCCCGTCCCCCACGGCCATCCTGGATTGTCCAATTCCATGGTCGTAGAATCCAAGCAGTCGGGCATGGCCGACGTGCCTACAAAGTCCAACCTTCCCCGGAAAAGCGCCTTTTCCTGCGAGGCTTGTCGCAAGCGAAAGGTGGGttcctttttcccccttACGTTCCTGACTCGGATGACTTCCGAGATTAATATGTcgaatcatcatcttcgcttCGCTGGCAGTGCTGACTGGGCCGGCTAGGTGAAATGCAACGGAGCCAGTCCGTCATGTTCGCGATGTGCGACACGCGGCGAGGTGTGCGTCTATAGTCTGTGAGTGTGgcttatttttccttttgttcaCCCTCGCTTCTTGGGACTTTTGctttccacccccaccagccCGACCCGCTTTGTATTGCCCTATCGGCAAAATTGTCGATCACTATTGACTCTTTATTTGCTAGAGCTCCAACCTTATCTTATACGAAGCAGCTGGAAGCTCGCGTCGCCCAGCTGGAAGATGCTCTTTCCAAGCTCCGAAGCCAACAACCCCCGGAACCCGTGTCGCGGAAGGGCGCCTCCCCTGCATCGCCCGGCGAGTCTAGCGCCAGCCCGGGTATCCGAACCCgcatcaaagaagaagacgaaaatgaagaagagctcGCCAGAGACTTCGAGGGTCTTAAGGTCGAACACGATGGTCGAATATCGTTCCACGGCCCGACCAGCTTATTCCAGCTACCAAGTGGCGTCTTGAACGAAACTTCCTCAACGTCCCGGTTGGCTATGCAACTGGAGGGACGGAAGGAGCGGCTTATCAACAATGCATGGCGGGAACGGGCCTTTGAGCAGATGGCCACCATGCCCGTAAGTATTATCCGGCCAAACCATCAGATATAGAGGATAAGGGTCAATGTTGATTTCCTCGCTGTGACAGGAACCATTTCAGTATCTCCTCGATTCACATTGGTGTTGGATCCAACCGCTCTTTGGCTTCGTTTATCGACCTACATTCACTCGTTAGTTGCCCTTCTGTTAGAGATGCTAGCGATGTTCTAACAGCTTGTAGGTGATATGAAAGTCAACGGTCCCTATTACACCGACGCCCTGTTGAACGccctcctttcccactcAGTACGATGGTGCAAATTGGAGCCAAAAATCGGGCCAATCCTGGACTCATTCGAAGGAGGAGCGCAGTTCTTTCATCGCGCTGTATCAGGTCTCCATGATTCGCTCAAAGCTGGCTATGTCGGCATTCCAACAATTCAGACCTTACTTCTCCTGAGTGCGCAGGAGTTCGGGCGAGGCAACCGAAGTCAAGCGTGGTTATACAGTGGAATGGCTTTCAGGATTCTGGACGACCTTGGCATCAACATCGACAGTCGCAAGTACTCTGATAGCGCTCACCTGACCGATGAGGATATCGAGCTCAGGAACCGCCTCTTTTGGAGCTGTTATTTCTGGGATAAACTGATCTCACTGTACTTCGGCCGTGCCCCAACCATGCAACACTCCCGGGTCAGCCCTCCCCGGATGATTTTGGATGACACGGCCGAGGTCGAGCTTTGGACGCCTCATGGCGTCGAATTCCCTGATGGCACTCACTATCCGCCCACCCAGGCTCACTCTACTTCGTGCTTCATGAAGATGTGCGGCCTGGCAGAAATCCTTAACCAAATATTAATCCATATCTATGATCCTCTCCGACAGGTTTCGGAAgtagaatattataactgCATCCAGGAACAAGCCGCTAATCTGGCTGACTGGTGGGAGGAGCTTCCCGATTATCTGAAGCTCCTGCCCATGGACCTTCCTCCATATTCCCCGCCAAGTCATATTGTGACTTTGAAGTACGTACCCTTTTCCTGCCTGTTTTGTCTCCACCTCCGACCATTCTAACGCTGTTGTAGCTGTCTCTACCataccatcaacatccttctccatcgtCCCGTCCTTTGCTCCAAATCGAACCGCGAATCTAACGACAAAAGTCATCTGATCCAATGCATGACGTCCGCAACTACGATTCTAACCCTGTTCGATCTGTACCGTCGTACTTTTGGTGACAGTCATGTCGTTCTGTCTCTCTCCTACAGTGTATACACTGCAGCATCCATTTTCTTGCTCGAAATCCAGGCTCTGAAATATGCTGCTCCGGGGACCCTCGACAAGTTGAAGTACTGTATCTATGCATTGGAGCGAGTAAAAGGGACAAGTCCTGGTATGTTTGCCTATGACTGAAAGTAGGAATTGCAGCTAATGAGTACAACAGTGATCAGCACAGCCCTAAGTCTCATCTACCAGGAGCTACAAAAGCTTCAAATCGACATCCATATTGTCCTACCAACAGCCCAAAGCCAACAGCCTCAACAACAAACTGAAACCCAGACTCAATCACAACTTCACCAGCGACCTCGAACCCATCATAGCCATTCTCCCTCCCAACATCAGACACCACCCCCCTCGAGCATCTCCAGTACTTCTCAACGCGTCTCCCCTGTAcagcagcaaccaccacAAGCCGACCATCCTATCACCTCCATGCACACTGCTGGCGTGACCTCCGCACCATCAATGTTGCCAGGCTATAATTACCAAACGCCCGTTGCCGACTTCGAGCTGTCGCAGACCAACATGCCACAGGTGACTGCTACACATCTGATAGGCGGCATGCCAAATGCCATGCTGACACTGGATAACCCTGGTGCATACGAGATTACGCCTGAAGTGTTTGAAGCGTTTTCCTATGCGGAGCCTATTACGACGAACATGGCACCTACAGTTGATTATGGGTGGGATAGACCTACTTGATACCGGGAGCAAGATGTAGCTGCAGGCTACGAGGGAAGGATGCTTCACTGCAAGTGAGTTGGCTCTATAGTAGTTCGATACATTAATCAAACATCTGTACTTGT
It contains:
- a CDS encoding putative C6 transcription factor (COG:S;~EggNog:ENOG410PMPE;~InterPro:IPR007219;~PFAM:PF04082;~go_function: GO:0003677 - DNA binding [Evidence IEA];~go_function: GO:0008270 - zinc ion binding [Evidence IEA];~go_process: GO:0006351 - transcription, DNA-templated [Evidence IEA]) → MQLEGRKERLINNAWRERAFEQMATMPEPFQYLLDSHWCWIQPLFGFVYRPTFTRDMKVNGPYYTDALLNALLSHSVRWCKLEPKIGPILDSFEGGAQFFHRAVSGLHDSLKAGYVGIPTIQTLLLLSAQEFGRGNRSQAWLYSGMAFRILDDLGINIDSRKYSDSAHLTDEDIELRNRLFWSCYFWDKLISLYFGRAPTMQHSRVSPPRMILDDTAEVELWTPHGVEFPDGTHYPPTQAHSTSCFMKMCGLAEILNQILIHIYDPLRQVSEVEYYNCIQEQAANLADWWEELPDYLKLLPMDLPPYSPPSHIVTLNCLYHTINILLHRPVLCSKSNRESNDKSHLIQCMTSATTILTLFDLYRRTFGDSHVVLSLSYSVYTAASIFLLEIQALKYAAPGTLDKLKYCIYALERVKGTSPVISTALSLIYQELQKLQIDIHIVLPTAQSQQPQQQTETQTQSQLHQRPRTHHSHSPSQHQTPPPSSISSTSQRVSPVQQQPPQADHPITSMHTAGVTSAPSMLPGYNYQTPVADFELSQTNMPQVTATHLIGGMPNAMLTLDNPGAYEITPEVFEAFSYAEPITTNMAPTVDYGWDRPT
- a CDS encoding threonine--tRNA ligase MST1 (COG:J;~EggNog:ENOG410PG6E;~InterPro:IPR036621,IPR006195,IPR002320,IPR004154, IPR033728,IPR002314;~PFAM:PF03129,PF00587;~go_component: GO:0005737 - cytoplasm [Evidence IEA];~go_function: GO:0000166 - nucleotide binding [Evidence IEA];~go_function: GO:0004812 - aminoacyl-tRNA ligase activity [Evidence IEA];~go_function: GO:0004829 - threonine-tRNA ligase activity [Evidence IEA];~go_function: GO:0005524 - ATP binding [Evidence IEA];~go_process: GO:0006418 - tRNA aminoacylation for protein translation [Evidence IEA];~go_process: GO:0006435 - threonyl-tRNA aminoacylation [Evidence IEA]), yielding MRRLSPLLRQPLLSRKPPVRGRLTPWPSVRAQWLSSTSSRLCSCSDPQPGQPQTQSSTPADYRALGTSQDLFTTSVYSPGSPLFLPNGTHIINKLITFLRTQYLQYGFREVLTPTIYKRSLWEVSGHWQNYKDDMYEVRGRGATGDTDGEAGEDESYGLKPMNCPGHCLLFKSQTHSYRELPIRYADFSPLHRNEVSGSLSGLTRVRRFHQDDGHVFCRPQQIKSEIASALGFVDLVMTTFGLGPYRLVLSTRPEKDFIGSLELWNSAEAQLREALDNTGKEWAMNEGDGAFYGPKIDIQLQDKAGKYHQLSTIQLDMNLPQRFGLEYQVAEGEEDYDPETPGKATPVMIHRANFGSLERFLALLIEEYAGRWPFWLSPRQGIVLTVNQDEAVVQQAHEAAAKISGFRALQPGQMGTDAPQPISSVDSTFLIDVDSSSQSLNKKIQRAKQMKYNLIFILGPKDVAASRITVDVTGQLQSKPERGVQKLQDILTQRLGEKALKNPRAIPLPVDDVHELLVQLEKQFV